One window of the Rosa rugosa chromosome 3, drRosRugo1.1, whole genome shotgun sequence genome contains the following:
- the LOC133741254 gene encoding glutathione S-transferase-like, whose amino-acid sequence MAGIKLHGNALSTAASRVLPALYEKEVEFELVPIDMIAGEHKKESFLALNPFGQVPAFEDGDLQLFESRAITQYIAREYASKGTPLIFPDSKTMAILSVWAEVEAHTFDPPASKLKDELAMKPFLGLATDFAVVEEFEAKLGKILDVYETRLGQSKYLGGDCFSLADLHHLPIIHYLMGTQAKKLFECRPNVSAWVADITARPAWKKVVAMRAY is encoded by the exons ATGGCCGGCATCAAACTCCATGGAAACGCTCTCTCAACGGCGGCATCGCGAGTTTTGCCTGCCCTCTAtgagaaagaggttgaattCGAGCTTGTTCCGATAGACATGATAGCTGGTGAACATAAAAAGGAGTCCTTCCTTGCCCTTAAT CCATTTGGTCAAGTTCCCGCTTTTGAAGACGGAGATCTTCAGCTCTTCG AATCAAGAGCAATTACACAATACATTGCCCGTGAGTACGCTTCAAAGGGAACCCCGCTGATATTCCCAGACTCGAAGACGATGGCAATTCTATCAGTGTGGGCAGAGGTGGAGGCTCATACGTTCGACCCACCAGCCTCAAAACTGAAAGATGAGCTGGCTATGAAGCCTTTCCTAGGCTTGGCCACAGACTTCGCAGTTGTGGAGGAATTTGAAGCTAAGTTGGGTAAAATTCTCGATGTCTATGAAACTCGTCTCGGCCAATCGAAATACTTGGGAGGTGATTGCTTCAGCTTGGCAGATCTTCACCACCTTCCAATAATACACTACTTGATGGGAACACAAGCCAAGAAGCTGTTCGAGTGCCGCCCAAATGTTAGCGCATGGGTAGCTGATATCACAGCAAGGCCTGCTTGGAAAAAAGTCGTTGCCATGAGAGCTTACTAA
- the LOC133741251 gene encoding pentatricopeptide repeat-containing protein At5g43790-like, with protein sequence MSQLNVTTTRLLSLLPNCSSITHIHQIQAQLITQNLHSITTVASTFITACKTLGLLHLAHLHLLTQLPNPHVFTCNSLIRAFSHSHIPHVPLSIYTHMRKTSISPNHYTFPVLFKSLSDGRDLTQGQCLHTHVVKLGHWCDIYVQNSALDLYASCGRMDLCRKVFDEMPQRDVVSWTGLIKGYRNLGKYDDALIAFEQMQYAGVVPNAVTMVNALAACASFGALEMGVWIHECIRREGWELDVKLGTALIDLYGTCGKTEEALAVFDRMEEKNTFTWNALIKGFALAKSGEEAVWWFGRMEQEGFGADEVTLVELLSACSHSGLVDVGRQIFSSLSNGKYGFLPSVKHYACMIDLLARAGCLEDAFKCLREMPYEPSKAMLGSLLAAGKTYGDLELSEFAATKLVELEPGNSAYYILLSNLYAEMGRWDDVEKVRAMMKERDLKKDLGCSSTECKPFDQVDQLVAQ encoded by the coding sequence ATGTCGCAGTTGAACGTCACAACCACCAGACTCCTCTCACTCCTACCCAACTGCTCCTCCATCACTCACATCCATCAAATCCAAGCCCAGCTCATCACCCAAAACCTCCACTCAATCACCACCGTCGCCTCCACCTTCATCACCGCCTGTAAAACCCTGGGCCTCCTCCACTTGGCCCACCTTCACTTACTCACCCAGCTCCCAAACCCCCATGTCTTCACCTGCAACTCCCTCATCAGAGCCTTCTCTCATTCCCACATCCCTCACGTCCCTCTCTCTATATACACCCACATGCGCAAAACCTCCATTTCTCCCAATCACTACACATTTCCTGTTCTGTTCAAGTCCTTGTCCGACGGCCGGGACCTCACACAAGGGCAATGCTTGCATACCCATGTCGTCAAATTGGGTCACTGGTGTGATATCTACGTCCAGAACTCGGCTTTGGATTTGTACGCTTCGTGTGGCCGGATGGACCTATGTCggaaggtgtttgatgaaatgcctcAGAGAGATGTTGTGTCGTGGACCGGTTTGATTAAGGGGTACCGGAACTTGGGGAAGTATGACGATGCGTTGATTGCTTTCGAGCAGATGCAGTATGCGGGTGTGGTGCCGAATGCTGTGACCATGGTGAATGCTTTGGCTGCGTGTGCGAGTTTCGGGGCGCTTGAGATGGGGGTGTGGATTCATGAATGCATAAGGAGGGAGGGATGGGAGTTGGATGTGAAATTGGGAACAGCGCTGATTGATTTGTATGGAACATGTGGGAAAACTGAGGAGGCTTTGGCTGTTTTCGATAggatggaagagaagaacaCATTTACTTGGAATGCACTAATCAAGGGGTTTGCTCTTGCCAAGAGCGGCGAGGAGGCAGTTTGGTGGTTTGGGAGGATGGAACAAGAAGGGTTCGGTGCAGACGAAGTGACTTTGGTGGAACTGCTTTCTGCTTGTAGTCACTCGGGGTTGGTAGATGTTGGTAGACAAATTTTTAGTTCCTTGAGCAATGGGAAGTATGGATTTTTGCCGAGCGTCAAGCATTATGCTTGTATGATTGACCTCTTGGCTCGTGCCGGGTGTCTTGAAGATGCTTTCAAATGCTTAAGAGAGATGCCTTATGAGCCTAGTAAAGCTATGTTGGGGTCATTGCTGGCTGCTGGTAAAACTTATGGGGACTTGGAGTTGAGTGAGTTTGCAGCTACAAAGCTTGTTGAACTGGAGCCGGGGAATAGTGCTTACTATATCTTGCTGTCGAATTTGTATGCCGAGATGGGTAGATGGGATGATGTTGAGAAAGTGAGGGCGATGATGAAAGAGAGAGACCTTAAGAAAGACTTGGGTTGTAGCTCGACGGAATGCAAACCCTTTGACCAAGTTGATCAACTGGTAGCGCAATAA
- the LOC133741253 gene encoding dephospho-CoA kinase, with protein MRIVGLTGGISSGKSTVSNLFKAHDIPVVDADLVARDVLKKGTGGWKKVVSAFGQGILQPDGEVDRPKLGQIVFSNPEKRQLLNRLLAPYISSGIFWAISKLWLKGFKVIVLDVPLLFEAKMDRWTKPIIVVWVDPETQLQRLMSRDRTSEDDARNRINAQMSLDLKRTKADIVIDNTGSQEDLKEKFKSVLFEVTKPLTWTEFWLSRQGASSALVSIIIGVLLFRKVYNSDSKL; from the exons ATGAGGATAGTGGGACTGACGGGTGGGATTTCGTCTGGGAAGAGCACTGTCTCAAATCTCTTCAAGGCCCATGACATTCCTGTTGTTGACGCCGATCTTGTGGCTCGA GATGTATTGAAGAAGGGAACTGGTGGATGGAAAAAGGTTGTTTCAGCATTTGGACAGGGCATTTTGCAACCTGATGGAGAAGTTGATAGGCCTAAACTAGGGCAAATTGTATTCTCTAATCCCGAGAAGCGTCAACTTTTGAATCG ACTACTGGCTCCTTACATATCATCTGGAATCTTTTGGGCAATTTCGAAGCTATGGTTGAAGGGGTTTAAGGTTATTGTTCTTGATGTCCCTCTATTGTTTGAGGCCAAGATGGACAGATGGACAAAGCCCATTATTGTTGTATGGGTCGATCCTGAAACACAGCTCCAGAGACTCATGTCGAGGGACAGAACAAGTGAGGATGATGCTCGAAACAGAATAAATGCTCAGATGTCACTCGATTTAAAGAGGACTAAGGCAGACATAGTGATTGATAACACTGGATCACAAGAGGATTTGAAAGAGAAGTTTAAGAGTGTGCTATTTGAGGTCACAAAGCCCTTGACATGGACTGAATTTTGGCTTTCTCGACAAGGTGCTTCATCTGCTCTTGTCTCCATTATCATAGGTGTTCTTTTGTTCAGAAAAGTTTATAACAGTGATAGTAAATTATAG
- the LOC133741252 gene encoding heavy metal-associated isoprenylated plant protein 36-like, whose translation MATKPAEEPPGSLKYQTWVLKVSIHCEGCKRKVKKVLQSIEGVYTIAIDSQQHKVTVTGNVGAETLLKKLLKSGKHAELWPEPKKGKKSKKKKDNGEADGENGDEAKNSAEKNQQADENGGDDADDDDGESDKEDGNQNNEAGGEQSAGAGASTGAKKKKKKKKKKAQNGNPPNAGTGIPSEHLGDAHPAGANGPPMVGPDISHPMAAMNLGPPIQHVYPGPYPPPMYYQPPAAYGLSYSTTYPSSSASYFTPAMHENTYYHPDIYSPSDPVDSFTDDDEESGCYIM comes from the exons aTGGCAACAAAACCAGCTGAAGAACCTCCTGGATCCTTGAAATACCAG ACATGGGTGTTGAAAGTCTCGATTCATTGTGAAGGCTGCAAAAGGAAAGTCAAGAAAGTTCTTCAAAGCATTGAAG GGGTTTACACTATTGCGATTGATTCTCAGCAGCACAAGGTCACAGTGACTGGCAACGTGGGGGCAGAGACCTTACTCAAGAAGCTGTTGAAGTCGGGCAAGCACGCCGAGCTCTGGCCAGAACCTAAGAAGGGGAAGAagtccaagaagaagaaagataatGGGGAAGCAGATGGTGAGAATGGTGATGAAGCGAAAAATTCTGCTGAGAAAAACCAACAAGCTGATGAAAATGGTGGTGATgatgctgatgatgatgacggTGAGTCAGACAAAGAGGATGGGAATCAAAACAATGAAGCTGGTGGAGAACAAAGTGCTGGTGCTGGTGCTTCAACTGgagccaaaaagaagaagaagaaaaagaagaagaaagcgcAAAACGGGAATCCTCCTAATGCTGGCACTGGTATCCCCAGTGAGCATTTAGGTGATGCTCATCCGGCGGGTGCTAATGGGCCGCCTATGGTTGGTCCAGACATTTCTCACCCAATGGCTGCCATGAATCTCGGCCCACCGATCCAACATGTATACCCGGGTCCATACCCGCCACCGATGTATTATCAGCCTCCGGCCGCATATGGTCTAAGTTACAGTACGACGTATCCGAGCTCAAGTGCTTCATATTTTACCCCTGCTATGCATGAAAACACGTACTATCACCCGGACATCTACTCGCCCTCTGATCCTGTTGATTCGTTTACGGACGATGATGAAGAAAGTGGCTGCTACATTATGTGA